Genomic segment of bacterium:
GAACTTCGACTTTTCGGAGCCCCAAAGGATGCCGAGGCCGTCTTCCCTCGCCCCTCCCGCCGTCCAGCCGCCCTGAGCCCAGCGCCATACCGGCCCTTCGTCGCGGGTGGGGTCGCCCCACTCGAAGCGAAGGTAAAGGATGTCGCCGGTGTAGAAGGACTTTATCTCCACGTCCACCGGGGGCGAGCCCGCGCCGTGGTGGCAGGAGGCGGTCGCGGTGTGGACGCTGTCCTCGTCCACCGCCCCGTCCGAGGCCTGGCTGGTCACTCCGCCGTCGGCCCGCAGGCGGTAGGGGACAGACTGCGCCCACTGCGTATCCGTGGGCGCAAAGTCGAGCTTCAGGGAGTAGATTTTGTCGTTCGGCGCGCCGCACCCCGCCAGAATAAGGACAAGCGCAACCGATGATAATTTTAATAGTGAGGGCATGGTCAATACTTCATGCAAAAAACGGCCCATCGAAAAAGGGTATTCCGGCAGGGGAAAGGCCCGAAAATAGACGAAATTCCGTCAATCTTCCACCCCGACCAGACCGTGTTTCTCCATCTTGTAGCGCAGGGTGGTGCGGGCTATGCCCAGCGCCTTCGCCGCCTTTGTCTGCGAGCCGGAGGCGTTTTCGAGGGTGCGGACTATAATCTGTCTTTCGAGGTCGTCGAGCATGTCGGTGAGATTCATCGCCTCGCCGGGAAGCTCCAGGGAGGAGCGCCGCTCTCCGCCCAGCCCCATCGGGAGGTCGCCGGGCATGAGGGTGTCGCCCTGGCAGAGGACGACCGCGCGTTCGATGGCGTTTTCCAGCTCGCGCACGTTGCCCGGCCAGGAGTAGCGCCTGAGTATCTCGAGGGCGAAGGGAGAGATCGAGGCGACGGGCTTTCCCGTCTCCCGCACGTAGCGCTTGAGGAAGAAAAGCGCCAGCGGCTCCACGTCCTCGCGCCTCTCGCGTAGCGGGGGCATCGGTATATCCACGACGTTGAGCCGGTAGAAGAGGTCTTCGCGGAAGTTCCCCTTCTCCACTTCGTCCCGGAGGACCTTGTTGGTCGCGGCGATGATGCGCACGTCCACGTGTATGGTCTCGTCGCCCCCCACGCGCTCGAACTCCTTTTCCTGAAGCACCCGAAGGAGCCGCACCTGGCTTGAGAGGGAGAGCTCCCCGACCTCGTCGATAAAGAGAGTCCCCTCGTGGGCAAGCTCGAAGCGCCCCTTGCGCTGGCGGATTGCGCCGGTGAAAGCGCCCTTCTCGTGGCCGAAAAGCTCGCTCTCCAGAACCCCCTCGGGGAGGGCTCCGCAGTTGAGGACAACGAAGGGAAAGTTTTTTCTCGGGCCGTTGAAGTGGATCGAGCGGGCCAGAAGCTCCTTGCCTGTGCCCGATTCGCCGGAGACAAGCACGTTGGCGCTCGTCCTGCTCACCGAGGAGGCCACCGCGAAGACGCGGGCCATCGAGGGGGAGGTTCCGATGATCCCCTGAAAATCATAGTGCCTGCTCATCTCCTCGCGCAGGTAGGCGCGCTCGTCCAGAAGGCGGACCCTCTCCAGCGCCTTTCCCACCACCAGCGAAAGCTCGTCCACGGAAAAGGGCTTCGTGAGGTAGTCGAAAGCGCCACGCTTCATCGCCTCCACCGCGCTCTCCACCGTCCCGTAGGCCGTGACCATTATCACGGGGAGGAGCGGGGCCTTTTCCCGTATCGAATCGAGGAGGGCGAGGCCGCCGACAGGCTCCATCACTATGTCGCTGACGACAAGGTCGAAGACAGTCCCCTGCATGAGGGCCAGGGCTTCCTCCGCCCCGGAGGCGGTGGCCGTCCGGTATCCCTCCCGCGAGAGCGCCCTTGAGATCATGCGGCGCATCCCCGGCTCGTCGTCTACGACGAGAATCTGTCCCTGCGGTTTGACTTCGCTGGTCATAGCACCTTGCCCGGATTGAGTATGGAGCGTGGGTCGAAAGCTTCTTTGATGCTCCGCATGAGGCTGACCGCCCTTTCGCCGACGAAGGGGGCCAGATGTTCCTTTTTCAGCACGCCGATGCCGTGTTCACCGGAGGGGCGTCCGCCGAGAGCGGCGACCGCGCCCATTATCTCCTCCATAGCCAGCGGGAGAATCCTCCCCCACTCTTCGGTGGAGAGGCTTCGGCGGAGGATGTTGACGTGGACGTTGCCGTCCCCGGCGTGGCCGAAACAGGCGATGTCGATAGCGTGGCGGGCGGAGGTTTCCTTCACCGCCGCGACCAGCTTCGCCACCTCGCCCCTCGGGACGACAACGTCAGCCTTCCCGATCTCGGGGCTAAGGGCCTTCATGGCGGTGCCGAGCGTCCTCCGGCTCTCCCAGAGGCGGTCCTGCTGCCCCTCGTCGATAGCCCCGAGGACTTCGAGCGCGCCCGCCTCGCGCCCGAGGGTGTCGAGTCGCACGAGCTGCTCCTCAAGCTCTTCGAGGGTCTCGCCTTCGAGGCCGAAAAAGACGAAGGCTCCCGCCTTCTCGGAGTGCGGAAGGGGTCTGCCGAGGTGTTTTTCGGCGGCCCGTATCGAGATATCGTCCATGAACTCGGCGAAGGTTGGCAATATGCGTTCCCTGATCGCCTCCTGAACCGCGAAGGCCGCCTCGCCTATGGTCGAAAAGGGCATGAGGAGGCTGACTCTGCGGCAGGGCTTTGCGACGAGGCGCACGGTGACCTCGGTGATGACCCCGAGGGTGCCCTCGCTGCCTATCATCAGCTCCAGAAGGTGATAGCCTGTCGCGTCTTTGACGTTTTTGCCGCCGAGGCGGATTACCTCGCCATCGGCGAGGGCCACCCTCATTCCCAGCACGTAGTCCCTCGTCGTGCCGTAGCGAACCGCGCGAGCCCCGCCCGCTCCGACGGCCACGTTTCCGCCTATCGTGCAGGAATCCGCGCTGGCGGGGTCGGGCGGGTAGAAAAGGCCGCTCCGCTCGACCTCCTCCTGGAATTTCGCGGTGATAACCCCCGGCTCAAGGGTCGCGGTGAGGTTTTCCCTGTCAATCTCAAGGATCCGGTCCATCTTTTCGAGGGAAAGAATCACCCCTCCCCCGAGCGCCACCGCGCCCCCCGCGACACCCGTGCCCGCTCCCCGGGTGACGACGGGAAACCTTCCCTCGTAGCCCCACCGGAGGATTTGAGACACCTCCCCCTCGTCGGCGG
This window contains:
- a CDS encoding FAD-binding protein; amino-acid sequence: MTETLSRAVPGAEDFDRLSAALKKGKLLLSEDSRERYKADESTRLFAMPWGVALPADEGEVSQILRWGYEGRFPVVTRGAGTGVAGGAVALGGGVILSLEKMDRILEIDRENLTATLEPGVITAKFQEEVERSGLFYPPDPASADSCTIGGNVAVGAGGARAVRYGTTRDYVLGMRVALADGEVIRLGGKNVKDATGYHLLELMIGSEGTLGVITEVTVRLVAKPCRRVSLLMPFSTIGEAAFAVQEAIRERILPTFAEFMDDISIRAAEKHLGRPLPHSEKAGAFVFFGLEGETLEELEEQLVRLDTLGREAGALEVLGAIDEGQQDRLWESRRTLGTAMKALSPEIGKADVVVPRGEVAKLVAAVKETSARHAIDIACFGHAGDGNVHVNILRRSLSTEEWGRILPLAMEEIMGAVAALGGRPSGEHGIGVLKKEHLAPFVGERAVSLMRSIKEAFDPRSILNPGKVL
- a CDS encoding sigma-54-dependent Fis family transcriptional regulator, which gives rise to MTSEVKPQGQILVVDDEPGMRRMISRALSREGYRTATASGAEEALALMQGTVFDLVVSDIVMEPVGGLALLDSIREKAPLLPVIMVTAYGTVESAVEAMKRGAFDYLTKPFSVDELSLVVGKALERVRLLDERAYLREEMSRHYDFQGIIGTSPSMARVFAVASSVSRTSANVLVSGESGTGKELLARSIHFNGPRKNFPFVVLNCGALPEGVLESELFGHEKGAFTGAIRQRKGRFELAHEGTLFIDEVGELSLSSQVRLLRVLQEKEFERVGGDETIHVDVRIIAATNKVLRDEVEKGNFREDLFYRLNVVDIPMPPLRERREDVEPLALFFLKRYVRETGKPVASISPFALEILRRYSWPGNVRELENAIERAVVLCQGDTLMPGDLPMGLGGERRSSLELPGEAMNLTDMLDDLERQIIVRTLENASGSQTKAAKALGIARTTLRYKMEKHGLVGVED